A genomic window from Lotus japonicus ecotype B-129 chromosome 1, LjGifu_v1.2 includes:
- the LOC130733249 gene encoding uncharacterized protein LOC130733249: MASPQAAENTENSLEKIKRQLASASGRNLLQGPLLKRSETLRKWNERWVILDPTTGRMEYKLRRNEPAVKGTIVFDANSTITVSPVNFHGLPKYDGCCIYIGTPQKKDYFLCAETPGAARAWVSTLHATQLVLKAHIEAVNSLSGNGSTKLGTVATVVAAANSTASECSKEIEAAMQISLRNALGMMPNRTTDGPMDDLTIMKETLRVKDEELQNLARDLRARDSTIKDIADKLSETAEAAEAAASAAYTIDEHRRIACAEVERLKKDAEKQQEVSALKFKESEEKIMSLNKEREQLIKQRDDAILEANMWRSELAKARENGVILEATVVRAEEKVRVAEANAEARLKEAEQRESAAIKEKQELVAYVNMLKAQLQRQHIDTTQVFEKKESCSDTKHVDPTEENVDKACLSVSRAIPAPAENVVHMATDQVNIQPVGDNEWSDIQATEARIADVREVAAETDGNSTDIPVISQPGTNHQHEQGANSFHQP; encoded by the exons ATGGCTTCTCCG CAAGCTGCTGAAAACACAGAGAATAGTTTGGAGAAGATCAAGCGTCAGCTAGCTTCCGCTTCTGGTAGAAACTTGTTGCAGGGACCACTTCTCAAAAGATCTGAAACT CTGAGAAAATGGAACGAGCGTTGGGTGATCTTGGATCCAACAACTGGGAGAATGGAATACAA GTTAAGGAGAAATGAGCCAGCTGTTAAGGGGACAATTGTATTTGATGCAAATAGCACTATCACTGTTTCTCCTGTGAATTTCCA TGGGCTACCAAAGTATGATGGCTGCTGCATTT ATATTGGGACACCACAGAAAAAGGATTACTTCCTTTGCGCGGAGACTCCTGGTGCAGCTCGAGCATGGGTGTCAACTTTGCA TGCAACTCAGTTGGTTCTAAAAGCCCATATAGAAGCTGTAAATTCCTTAAGTGGGAATGGTTCTACAAAATTAGGAACTGTTGCAACTGTTGTTGCTGCAGCTAATTCAACAGCCTCGGAATGTTCTAAAGAAATTGAAGCAGCAATGCAGATTTCTTTGCGAAATGCTCTGGGAATGATGCCAAATAGGACTACGGATGGCCCTATGgatgatttaacaatcatgaaG GAAACACTCAGGGTTAAAGATGAGGAGCTACAGAATTTGGCTCGAGACCTTCGTGCACGGGATTCTACCATAAAAGATATAGCAGATAAATTATCTGAGACTGCTGAAGCTGCTGAGGCAGCAGCATCTGCTGCGTACACTATTGATGAGCATCGGAGAATTGCTTGTGCAGAAGTTGAGCGTTTGAAAAAAGATGCTGAGAAGCAGCAGGAGGTGTCTGCACTGAAG TTCAAAGAGTCTGAAGAAAAGATTATGAGCTTAAACAAAGAAAGAGAACAGTTAATTAAGCAGAGAGATGATGCTATTCTGGAGGCAAATATGTGGCGTTCTGAACTGGCAAAAGCTAGAGAGAATGGTGTGATCTTAGAAGCAACTGTTGTTCGGGCTGAAGAAAAGGTTAGGGTCGCGGAGGCAAATGCTGAAGCAAGGTTAAAGGAAGCTGAACAGAGAGAATCAGCTGCAATAAAGGAGAAGCAGGAGCTTGTTGCGTATGTGAACATGCTAAAAGCACAACTTCAAAG GCAACACATTGATACAACTCAAGTTTTTGAGAAGAAAGAGTCATGCTCAGATACAAAGCATGTTGACCCTACAGAAGAGAATGTGGATAAAGCATGCCTAAGCGTTTCTAGAGCAATCCCAGCTCCTGCAGAGAATGTAGTCCACATGGCAACAGATCAGGTGAATATTCAGCCGGTTGGGGACAACGAATGGAGTGATATTCAGGCAACGGAGGCCAGAATAGCTGATGTAAGGGAAGTAGCAGCCGAAACTGATGGAAACAGCACAGACATTCCTGTGATTAGCCAGCCAGGTACCAATCATCAGCATGAACAAGGAGCAAACTCTTTCCATCAGCCATGA